The sequence CAGAATCAACGGCGACGTCACCACTGCTACCGTGAATGAACTTGGATTGAAGCCTCGGAAGTCAAGTGTGAATGACAAAAAGAATCTGGAGATTGAGAAGGTTTACATAAAGACGGACAATGGCATCGATGAGAAGCAGTTAGTTGTCGAAAAATCAGCGGACAAAGAGTCTGAATTAGAAGCTGGGGGTGAAGAAGATAATGCAAGATCAGAGAATAAGGTATCTGAGGGTGTGGCTGCTCCAATTATCAACAACAATGGTGAGGAGGAGACAGACGTGGAAAGAGAGGCATGGAAGCTGTTGCAAGAGGCACTTGTTACGTATTGTGACACCCCTGTGGGAACGGTGGCTGCAAATGATTCCAGTGAGGAGTCTTTGAATTATGATCAGGTCTTCATTCGGGATTTCATCCCTTCAGCCCTTGCTTTCTTGCTCAAGGGGGAAAATGAAATCGTCAAGAACTTTCTCCTTCATACCTTGCAACTCCAGGTACCTCCTATATATTATTCAATCAATACTCTCACTTTTCTCTTTGATGATATAATGTTTGGTATTGCAACAGAGTTGGGAGAAAACTGTGGACTGCTATAGCCCAGGGCAGGGGTTGATGCCTGCGAGCTTCAAAGTTAAAACCATGCAAGTTGATGAAGAAAAGGTAGAAGAAGTTTTGGATCCTGACTTTGGGGAATCAGCTATTGGTCGTGTTGCGCCGGTAGATTCAGGTTAGTATTTCTGAgaatttttgtaataataatcTTATTTGGAAGATTGGTACTTTATGGTTGGTTGTGGTTGACATAGGATTGTGGTGGATCATTTTGCTGAGGGCTTATGGGAAGCTGACCGGTGATTACAGCTTGCAAGAAAGGGTGGATGTTCAGACAGGCTTAGAGATGATCCTTAACTTGTGTTTAACCGATGGCTTCGATATGTTCCCATCTCTGTTGGTGACTGATGGTTCTTGCATGATAGATAGGAGGATGGGAATTCATGGTCACCCTCTTGAGATTCAAGTGAGTGAGGAAGATTTTGATATAGATAACAAGGGTTTAGATTCAACATATTAGTTAGCTAATTATTTTACTTTGGTTTGCAGGCGTTGTTTTACTCAGCTCTACGATCAGCCCGTGAGATGGTTAAGGTGGATGATGGATCCAAGAATCTGGTTAGAGAAATCAACAACAGGCTGAGTGCACTCTCATTCCACATTAGAGAATACTATTGGttggatatgaaaaagatgaacgAGATATACCGGTACAAAACAGAAGAGTATTCGTTGGATGCCACCAACAAATTCAACATATATCCAGAACAGATTCCTCTGTGGCTAATGGATTGGGTTCCACAGGAAGGGGGATATCTCATTGGAAACCTTCAACCGGCACACATGGATTTCAGGTTCTTCATGCTTGGGAACCTGTGGTCCATTGTTTCATCTTTGGGTACCCCAAAACAGAATAAGTCCATTCTGAATCTCATAGAAGCAAAATGGGATGATCTTGTTGGCCACATGCCTCTTAAGATATGCTATCCTGCCTTGGAGTCTGAGGAATGGCGCATAATCACTGGCAGTGACCCAAAGAATACGTATAAATTTCTTTAATTCTTTTCCTTTTATGGTGTTGTTTAGATGTTTTAGTACTTTGGTGACTTTATAGTCAGAGTTGATTCTAAGACACATTTCAACTTGTGCAGCCCTTGGTCATATCACAATGGTGGATCTTGGCCAACACTTCTATGGCAGGTAAATTTTTCTTTATGGGAATATTATGATCATGGAAGTTCAATGGTGTCGTTTCATAATTATTTACCCTTTCCCCTTTGGTTTAATATGTGATTCATTTTTGTCATTCAGTTTACACTTGCATGCATCAAAATGGGGAGAACTGAACTTGCTGAGGATGCAGTTGCTTTGGCTGAGAAAAGGCTTCCAGTTGATTCATGGCCGGAATACTATGACACTCGCACCGGCAAGTTCATCGGGAAACAGGCCCGGCTTTATCAGACATGGACATTAGCCGGCTTCCTTGCATCCAAGATGTTCTTAAAGAATCCTGAGACAGCAGCCATGTTGTGCTGGGAAGAGGACCTTGAGATTCTTGAGACATGTGCTTGTGCACTGAGCAAGAGTGGGAGGGCTAAATGCTCTCGCGATGCCGCCAAGTCTCAGATTCTTGTTTAGGATTCTGCCAACATTGTAAATAGTACATTCTTGTTCCACATTGTTGTGACTGTGAATAATGCTCCTTCTTTTCACTTTTGTACATTTGTAAATATCTTGATATTCATTTTTCTGTTCATATAGAATGTTCCTTTTTGCTTCCCCAAGATTCTACCAAGTATAAACAATGCCAGAAACAATTATAGCATGATTATTGTGTTTTCAAGAAATAGTGGATGTCTCAACCACCAGAACACAGATGAACAAACACATTAAATACTAAGTGCTCAAAAAATATCTGGTGACAACATTTTCTACTTGTCAAAAGAATATGATTGAAGTAAAAAAATTGAAACTGAATACTCTACAACAGCcctcttcttctcttgtagtcgCTGATAGTTAATGTGAGAGCATGCCTACCTCCATCGTTTTCAGGCACCTGCAACCCAACCGTTGCTTCTATCTTCTGTTTCCTTGCCAAGAACCCATTCTTCAATCCCTGTGGTCCGCCCAAATCCTTAAGTTCAGCCAGTGAAATAGGCAACTCGAAATCATGCATCATGTTTGATTCTGTTCCGCAATCCACCGGAGCCAAAGTATCCACCAATTTCCCTGCACTTGCAGCAGCTTCCAGTGCTGCTTCTGTGGCTTTAAACCCAACAGCATTACCTGCTGACACACTTGGTTCTTCAACCTTAATTTCATGCTTCTCTCTATTATTACTAACTTGATGACTCTCTTCTTGTTTAATCTCTTTCCCTTCTGCATTGTAGTAATTCCTAGACCTTGTCCACCTCCTAGAGAATGGATCATACCCTGCCTCACCCAATTTCAAATTCACCTGCAAATTCCTATGCTCAGACAAGTTCTTGAAATTATCAACCTTGTTCTTTCTGTTCATCTCAGCTAATCTTTTAGCCCTGCTGTCCTTATCCCTGGCTTCGCGCGCCGCGTCCAATTCCAGGAGCTTGGCGCAGATCCTCTGCACCTCGGCCTCATCGTTCTTGCTCTTTGCTACCTCCATCAGCCTCTTCAGCTTGTCCTTCTCAACCGCGACATTAAGCGGCCGAGTAGGCGCGGCTTTCTTCTCCTCCAGCATCTGCTTCACAGTGGCTGCAGAGTAGACATAGTTATTCGTTCTTCTAATGGCCTCTCTCTTGTCCAAAACACTCGCCTTACTCGGCATGTGGCTGCAACTTCTCTCAATTTCCCTAACCCATTGCCTGAACTCTTTCTCCAACGGCGAAGAATCCGAAACCACAGCCATTTGGAACCTCTTGGCAGAGCTTTCACTTCCCCAAACACAAACAAGGTACTTGTGAGTGATTCTGTTCTCAACCTTGTAGTGCCTATTTGGATCGCCACCATCAACACTCTGAACCATGCAGAGTCTGTAAACAGCTCCACTCTCTGATTTTCCAATCCCAATTCTAACAAAGCACCCAACAATTAACTCTTCAAAGAATGGTTCATTCAGCCACTTCACAAGCCTCGATCTCCTAATGGTGATTTCCTTGATTTCTTCAAACGTTGGCATGTTTGATTCTCTCAACATGTTCTTGTCATCGTCATCGTCACTATCAGCCAACCCTTCAGAGGAATCTCTATCACTGTCACCGCTCTCGCTCTGGCTTGAGCTACTTGAAGTAGTTGCTGCTTTCTTCTTCATTGGAATCCCCTTATTGGTGCTTGATGATGATGGTTTTCCATGGTGAGTGTCTACCACTTGCTGCTTCATCCTCTTGGCTCGCAACTCGCTTAAGACATCGCCTTTGGCGGCGGTCCTCTCGGCGTGTCTGGTGGAGGAACGAACCTTGGAGgaagatgatgatggtggtggtggtggtggaagaggtgATTGATGATTGATCATGTTCTTTGAAGTAGCATTGTTGTTGGTGTCCCTCTTCATTCTTAATTGTTCTTTGAACTCCTTTTCGCCTTTTTTGGCAGCTCGATCGGAGAGTATCATCTCTCTTTCGAGCTCAGTCATGTTTGCTAGCCTCTGCTTGTCATCTTCATTCTTGTAGAGATCACTGCCAACATCagattcttcatcttcatcatcatcatcatcatcatcatcctccaaCAACTCTCCTTCATGGCCTAATTCCCTCTCAGTTTTGGTGAGGTCCAACCTCTTCTTGAGAGGAACGTTCCTTGATGACGATGGCGGCTTCTTCTTGCTTGCTCCGCCGCCCTCGGCGTCGGAGTCTTCCCCTCTGGACTCACTTCCACCATCATCTCCTCGTTTGGATTTCTGGTTTCGCGGCTTACTACTAGTACTATTACTATTGTGGCGCTTTCTGTGCGGGGAGCTGGTTCTTCCAGCTGCCTCCAGAAGCATGTTCTCCAAGTCcgccataataataataataatgttaatgAAGACGAAGATCAGAGCATGTATACGTTGGTGTTGGTATTGGTATTGATTGAGAGAGATAGCATGTTCCTGGACACGTGCATTGGAGCTCGTTTCCATAGAAATTAAACTAACTCCTACGAGTACGTATAATCTCCGCATATCGTATTTGACAGCTTCAAACAAAATATAAACATGTGTATAGTTAATCGTCATTTCCATTAAAAATCTACCGTATAtttctaattttacaattaaaatatatCGCATGTTATTTTTTCATTATAATTAGAATCAaaattttttctctaaaattaaaaaatttgttataaaataactaaataaataaataaaaaagagataacaaataaagaaatataattagaaagagagagaaaaaggtgTTTTATTGTTTTTGTATGTTCTATGTGCTTCATATTATTTTGCTATTTATAAGCATAAAGAAGCTTTACTTTTCAAACATAATTAAATGCAATCATCCTTGGTAAACTAAGTCTCATGGAAAATGGTCATCCACATTATTCAtctttatcacaacactcccccttggatgactaTTTaagattattgcctcgttaaaaccttactaaagaaaaacccaatgggaaaaaatcttagtgaaggaaaaagagtacaatatcctttagtgatggagactacctcattaaaaaccttgtcaagaaaaatccaatgaaaaaaaacctgaccaaggaaaaaagagtacagtttCCCCTCTTGTCGATATCATTTAACATCTTGAAATCGACGAATCCCAAtatgatgtaccaatctttcaaaggaggattttgggagtgactttgtgtaTAAATCTgctagattgtcacttgagcggatctgttggatatcaattgtcacttgattttgaagatcatgagtgaagaagaatttgggagaaatatgctttgttctatcacctttgatatatccgcctttaagttgagcaatacatgctgtattatcttcaaacaggacagttggagccatcttctgatcaatcagtccacatgatgacagaatatattgaatcacactcctcagccaaaaatactcgcgactagcttcatgtatcactagtatttcagcatgattagaggatgttgctgcaatcgtctgtttcgtggacatccatgatatagctgtaccaccatatgtgaataggtatcctgtttgagatctccctttatgtggatcagacaaatatccagcatctgcatatatagccaactaattgtgacttgaatccatagggataaaacaatcccatatcaaccattccatgaagatatcgaaagatctgtttgattccactccaatgtcttctggttggagaggaactatatcttgctagtaaattcacagcaaatgatatatcaggtcgtgtattattagcaagatacattagtgctccaatggcactaagatatggtacttcaggaccaaggatatcttcattttcttccttaggacggaattgatcctttttcacatctaaagatcttacgatcatcgGGGtatttaatggatgtgacttatccatataaaatctcttcaagatcttcttTGTGTatattgtttgatgaataaagatcccattttttatatgctcgatctgcagaccgagacaaaatttagtccttccaagatctttcttctcaaactcttcttttagagtttttataattgttggaatctcttcaagagtcccaatgatatttaaatcatcaacgtacacagcaattataatgaatccagatgcagatttctttatgaaaacacatggacaaaTATCATTATTTTTGgctagatactcagtaagacgattataccacattcgtccagattgctttagaccatataaagatctttgcaatttgactgagtataacccctgtgaatattcattggatggtttagatatctttagtccttcagggactttcatatagatatcacgatctaatgagccgtataagtaggttgttaccacatcaattaaatgcatatgcagtttatgatatgcagataaactgaccaaataacgcaatgttatcacATCCACTACAgaggaatacgtttcttcataatctataccgggcctttgtgaaaaaccttgtgctacaagtcgagctttatagcgtacaacttcatttttctcatttctttttttcacaaatacccatcggtatccaacaggtttcatttttctcatttcgttttttcacaaatacccatcggtatccaacaggttttacatcttcaggtgtacggactacaggtccaaagacttcacgttttgcaagtgagtctaattcagcgtTCATGCCTTCTTCcaattttggccaatcatttctttgtcgacattttTCGACTGAttttggctcaagatccttactttcatgtatgatatttaatgccacattatatgcaaatatttcattgacaattgtcttatttcggtcccatttctctcctgtaaagacataatttatcgagatctcgtcattttcacaatttttaggtacctgaacgtcttctggcgttaaaactatatcagaattttggacaactgtaggtgactctactatgtctttttcaataggaatcgtatttacctcttttctttttcgagaatttttgtctttggaaccgacaagcCTGCCACGCTTCTAGCATGAATTTGCtttagtggctacttgtcctactgggacatcaattcaaaTTGAAGTATTTTttactggtatataagatttggttattctttttgtatcggaaaatgcatcaggcaattcattcgCTATTCGTTGCAAATGTATAATTTTTTGAACTTTTAGTTCatattgccctgatcgaggatctaaatgcattaaCGATGATGCAtttcaattaagttccttttcaggaagcttattctctccccctaatgttggaaattttgattcatcaaaatgacaatccgcaaactaggctttaaatacatctctggtttgtatctcaagatacctcactatagagggagaatcatatccaacatatatccccaattttctttggggtcccattttggtgcgattaggtggtgcaatgggaacatatatcgcactcctgaatattcttaaatggaaaacatttggctgctggccaaaagctaattgtataggagagaactgatggtaactcgttggcctcaatcgaataagtgctgcggcatgtaaaagagcatgccccaaaccgaggttgggagatttgttctcataagtaagggtctagcaattaattggaggcgcttaataagtgattctgctaatccattttgtgtgtgaacataaactactagatgttcaacacttattccattagccatacaataagcatcaaaagtttgggaagtaaattcaccagcattatcaagacgaattgctttgattggattttctggaaattgtgcttttaatcgataatttgagccagtaatctcgcaaacgctaggttgcgagaagacaataagcacacatgtgatcATCTCAAaaatgcgtctatcaggaccataaaatatctaaaagatccacatggtggatgaataggtccacatatatcgccttgaatcctttaTAGGAATTCagaggactcaaatccaatctttactggtgatggcattaaaattaactttccctaagagcatgcagcacaacaaaattcactagttttaagaatcttctggttctttagtgaatgtccatgggagttttcaataattctccgcatcatggttgttcccggatgacccaatcggtcgtgccaagttatgaattcatttgggctagtaaacttctggtttacaatggcatgtgattcaattgcactaatcttggtgtaatataacccagatgaaagtgagggtaatttttctaatataactttcttatttgaatcatgagttgtgatatataaatacttatgattttcctcattcattgtctcaacatgatatccatttcggcgaatatctttgaaactcaataagttcctcagagacttaatagacaatagtgcattatttattatgaattttgttcctccgaaaaacaaaattatagatcttccagagccttctatcacattgcccaagccaataatagtattaacatattcttcttttggcacaagatgggtaaaatatatatcacttttaagaatagtgtgcgaacttgcactatccgcaaggcaaatatcttcagaatatgtccttgccatttttcttcaaagacaaatgataataataataaaatgggtagaagtacatgcacagtaaaattattcacatgaatacttaacaaacacatacacatatcaa is a genomic window of Arachis ipaensis cultivar K30076 chromosome B06, Araip1.1, whole genome shotgun sequence containing:
- the LOC107646529 gene encoding alkaline/neutral invertase A, mitochondrial-like is translated as MIGTNLISICSMKPSPRMLISCKNSSSFLARCHPTTPRAMSNNLSSTNNIHYPLRMLGFARIMNGNHRAFRLPSSRYFSHLTSRPQIFRSPAATRINGDVTTATVNELGLKPRKSSVNDKKNLEIEKVYIKTDNGIDEKQLVVEKSADKESELEAGGEEDNARSENKVSEGVAAPIINNNGEEETDVEREAWKLLQEALVTYCDTPVGTVAANDSSEESLNYDQVFIRDFIPSALAFLLKGENEIVKNFLLHTLQLQSWEKTVDCYSPGQGLMPASFKVKTMQVDEEKVEEVLDPDFGESAIGRVAPVDSGLWWIILLRAYGKLTGDYSLQERVDVQTGLEMILNLCLTDGFDMFPSLLVTDGSCMIDRRMGIHGHPLEIQALFYSALRSAREMVKVDDGSKNLVREINNRLSALSFHIREYYWLDMKKMNEIYRYKTEEYSLDATNKFNIYPEQIPLWLMDWVPQEGGYLIGNLQPAHMDFRFFMLGNLWSIVSSLGTPKQNKSILNLIEAKWDDLVGHMPLKICYPALESEEWRIITGSDPKNTPWSYHNGGSWPTLLWQFTLACIKMGRTELAEDAVALAEKRLPVDSWPEYYDTRTGKFIGKQARLYQTWTLAGFLASKMFLKNPETAAMLCWEEDLEILETCACALSKSGRAKCSRDAAKSQILV
- the LOC107648494 gene encoding protein RTF1 homolog encodes the protein MADLENMLLEAAGRTSSPHRKRHNSNSTSSKPRNQKSKRGDDGGSESRGEDSDAEGGGASKKKPPSSSRNVPLKKRLDLTKTERELGHEGELLEDDDDDDDDEDEESDVGSDLYKNEDDKQRLANMTELEREMILSDRAAKKGEKEFKEQLRMKRDTNNNATSKNMINHQSPLPPPPPPSSSSSKVRSSTRHAERTAAKGDVLSELRAKRMKQQVVDTHHGKPSSSSTNKGIPMKKKAATTSSSSSQSESGDSDRDSSEGLADSDDDDDKNMLRESNMPTFEEIKEITIRRSRLVKWLNEPFFEELIVGCFVRIGIGKSESGAVYRLCMVQSVDGGDPNRHYKVENRITHKYLVCVWGSESSAKRFQMAVVSDSSPLEKEFRQWVREIERSCSHMPSKASVLDKREAIRRTNNYVYSAATVKQMLEEKKAAPTRPLNVAVEKDKLKRLMEVAKSKNDEAEVQRICAKLLELDAAREARDKDSRAKRLAEMNRKNKVDNFKNLSEHRNLQVNLKLGEAGYDPFSRRWTRSRNYYNAEGKEIKQEESHQVSNNREKHEIKVEEPSVSAGNAVGFKATEAALEAAASAGKLVDTLAPVDCGTESNMMHDFELPISLAELKDLGGPQGLKNGFLARKQKIEATVGLQVPENDGGRHALTLTISDYKRRRGLL